The following are encoded together in the Triticum dicoccoides isolate Atlit2015 ecotype Zavitan chromosome 6B, WEW_v2.0, whole genome shotgun sequence genome:
- the LOC119324954 gene encoding peptidyl-prolyl cis-trans isomerase FKBP18, chloroplastic-like, protein MPPPPPSMAPSALPSRTFHPRRPHPQPSSAPAPPPREATVPCCVSRRRAAAQLLLSAGLLTAVSSSPPAPALAARRGRRTIAPEDYASTPDGLKYYDLIEGKGPTAEKGSTVQVHFDCIYRSITVVSSREAKLLAGNRSIAQPYVFTVGSLPGKERKRDFADTANGLFSAQASPKPPRAMYMITEGMKVGGKRRVIVPPDLGYGKKGQGEIPADASFELDIELLEVIPPADS, encoded by the exons atgcctcctcctccgccgtccATGGCTCCCTCCGCCCTGCCTTCCAGAACCTTCCACCCCCGCCGGCCCCACCCTCAACCCTCCTCCGCTCCCGCTCCTCCTCCGAGGGAGGCCACCGTCCCCTGCTGCGTCTCCCGGCGGAGGGCGgccgcgcagctcctcctctcggccGGCCTCCTGACCGCCGTCTCGTCCTCCCCGCCGGCGCCCGCACTCGCCGCCAGGAGGGGCCGCCGGACCATCGCGCCGGAGGACTACGCGTCCACAC CTGATGGCCTGAAGTACTACGATCTCATTGAAGGGAAGGGCCCAACTGCCGAGAAGGGATCAACTGTCCAG GTTCATTTCGACTGCATATACCGCAGCATCACCGTGGTGTCGAGCCGCGAGGCCAAGCTCCTCGCGGGGAACCGGAGCATCGCACAG CCCTATGTGTTCACCGTCGGATCGCTGCCTGGAAAAGAGCGGAAGCGCGATTTCGCAGACACCGCCAACGGGCTGTTCTCCGCGCAGGCTTCGCCGAAGCCTCCACGGGCCATGTACATGATAACCGAGGGAATGAAAGTTGGAGGGAAG AGGAGGGTGATTGTGCCTCCAGATCTGGGTTATGGGAAAAAGGGGCAGGGCGAGATACCG GCTGATGCTAGTTTTGAActggatatagagcttttggaagtGATCCCTCCCGCAGATAGTTGA
- the LOC119322821 gene encoding glutamate receptor 3.1-like produces MAIAFPMLLVLSLLLYPNGISKSLAARPPVVNIGSILQLNSTTGGVAAIAINAALEDINSDPTVLNGTTLKVETKDTNCFDGFLGMVQALQFMETDVIAIVGPQCSAIAHIISYVANELRVPLMSFASDATLSSIQFPFFVRTAPSDLYQMAAVAAVVDYNHWKIVTAIYVDDDYGRNGIAALDDALTAKRCKISYKIGFPANAKKSELINLLVSVSYMESRVIILHTGAEPGLKLFSMANRLNMMGNGYVWIATDWLSAYLDANSSVPAETISGMQGVLTLRPHIPNSKIKSNLISKWSRQSQKYNHSDLRVNTYGFYVYDSVWTVARALDAFFDDGGSISFSNDSRLRDATGGTLHLEAMSIFDKGRKLLEKIRKVNFTGPSGHVQFDASGDLIHPAYEIINVIGNGMRTIGFWSNYSGSLSTVPPEALYSKPPNTSLANQQLYDVIWPGQTAQRPRGWVFPSNAKELKIGIPNRFSFREFVTKDNVTGSMKGYCIDVFTQALALLPYPVTYKFVPFGSGTENPHYDKLIQMVESNELDGAVGDIAVTMKRTVNADFTQPFIETGLVILAPVKRHITTSWAFLQPFTLEMWCVTGLFFLVVGVVVWVLEHRINDEFRGSPREQLITIFWFSFSTLFFAHRENTMSTLGRGVLIIWLFVVLIIQSSYTASLTSILTVQQLDTSIKGIDDLKNSDAPVGFQVGSFAQDYMVNELNISRSRLRALGSPKEYAKALELGPKKGGVMAIVDERPYVELFLSTYCKIAVAGSDFTSRGWGFAFPRDSPLQVDLSTAILSLSENGELQRIHDKWLKTGECAADESEMINSNQLRLESFWGLFLICGVACVISLLIYFGIMLRKYVRHEPKKSLRRFISFVDDKEPPKDRKKRSMSLPASAAATAPMAALDVERPARNGGSVIDIEG; encoded by the exons ATGGCGATAGCTTTTCCCATGCTGTTGGTTCTCTCTCTGCTCCTGTACCCTAATGGCATCTCCAAGAGCTTAGCTGCAAGGCCTCCAGTTGTGAATATTGGGTCTATTCTTCAATTGAACTCCACCACTGGAGGTGTTGCGGCGATTGCCATCAATGCAGCCTTGGAAGATATCAACTCTGATCCAACAGTTCTAAATGGAACAACATTAAAGGTTGAAACCAAGGATACAAATTGCTTTGATGGTTTCCTTGGCATGGTTCAAG CTTTGCAGTTCATGGAGACTGATGTTATTGCAATCGTTGGCCCCCAGTGCTCCGCAATTGCTCATATCATTTCATATGTAGCAAATGAGCTCCGAGTCCCCTTGATGTCCTTTGCGTCTGATGCTACTCTTTCATCGATACAGTTCCCATTCTTTGTCAGGACTGCTCCCAGTGATCTCTATCAAATGGCGGCTGTGGCAGCAGTTGTGGACTACAACCACTGGAAGATAGTGACTGCCATATATGTTGATGATGATTATGGTCGAAATGGCATTGCTGCTTTGGATGACGCACTCACTGCGAAGCGCTGCAAAATCTCCTACAAGATTGGATTTCCTGCAAATGCTAAAAAGAGTGAGCTCATTAATTTGTTGGTTAGTGTCAGTTATATGGAGTCTCGCGTTATCATCCTCCATACTGGTGCTGAACCTGGACTCAAGCTTTTCTCTATGGCAAACCGACTAAACATGATGGGTAATGGCTATGTATGGATTGCAACCGACTGGCTTTCTGCATATCTTGATGCTAATTCATCAGTTCCTGCTGAGACTATATCTGGTATGCAAGGTGTTCTTACTTTACGGCCACATATCCCCAACTCAAAGATAAAAAGTAATTTGATCTCCAAGTGGAGCAGGCAAAGTCAGAAGTACAACCATAGTGATCTTCGAGTAAATACTTATGGTTTTTATGTTTATGATAGTGTATGGACAGTAGCTCGGGCTCTGGATGCCTTCTTCGATGATGGTGGTAGCATTTCCTTCTCTAATGACTCGCGGTTGCGTGATGCAACTGGGGGAACTCTTCACCTTGAAGCAATGAGTATTTTTGACAAGGGAAGGAAATTATTGGAGAAGATTAGAAAGGTAAACTTCACTGGGCCGTCTGGGCACGTGCAATTTGATGCTTCAGGTGACCTCATTCATCCTGCCTATGAGATCATAAACGTCATTGGAAATGGCATGCGGACCATTGGTTTTTGGTCAAACTATTCTGGCTCGTTGTCAACTGTCCCTCCAGAGGCTCTTTATTCAAAGCCCCCAAATACTTCTCTAGCCAATCAGCAACTCTATGATGTTATTTGGCCTGGGCAGACTGCACAGAGGCCTCGAGGATGGGTTTTCCCTTCTAATGCCAAGGAGTTGAAAATTGGTATTCCCAACAGATTCAGCTTCAGGGAGTTTGTCACGAAAGACAATGTTACCGGGTCAATGAAGGGTTATTGCATTGATGTCTTTACTCAGGCATTGGCTTTGCTTCCTTATCCTGTTACCTACAAGTTTGTACCTTTTGGGAGTGGTACTGAAAATCCTCATTATGACAAACTCATACAGATGGTTGAATCAAAT GAGCTTGATGGAGCTGTAGGGGATATCGCAGTTACAATGAAGCGCACAGTAAATGCTGATTTCACCCAGCCTTTCATTGAAACAGGATTGGTTATCTTGGCTCCGGTTAAAAGGCATATAACAACGTCCTGGGCATTCTTGCAGCCATTTACTTTGGAGATGTGGTGTGTTACAGGGTTGTTCTTTCTTGTTGTGGGTGTGGTTGTTTGGGTTCTTGAACATCGAATCAATGATGAGTTCCGCGGCTCGCCACGAGAACAATTGATAACTATTTTCTG GTTCAGCTTTTCGACTTTGTTCTTTGCACACA GAGAAAATACTATGAGCACCTTAGGGCGCGGCGTGTTAATCATATGGCTGTTTGTTGTTTTGATCATCCAATCCAGCTATACCGCGAGTCTTACTTCCATCCTGACCGTGCAACAACTTGATACTTCTATAAAAGGAATTGATGACCTGAAAAATAGTGATGCTCCTGTTGGTTTCCAAGTTGGTTCTTTTGCACAAGACTACATGGTTAATGAACTGAACATCTCACGGTCAAGGCTAAGAGCTCTCGGTTCCCCAAAAGAATATGCTAAAGCCCTCGAGCTTGGCCCCAAGAAAGGAGGAGTTATGGCCATCGTTGACGAGCGCCCCTATGTTGAACTGTTTTTGTCAACCTACTGCAAGATTGCAGTAGCCGGCTCAGATTTCACAAGCAGAGGATGGGGCTTT GCATTTCCAAGGGACTCCCCGCTGCAAGTGGACCTGTCGACGGCGATCCTGTCACTGTCAGAGAACGGGGAGCTGCAGCGGATCCACGACAAGTGGCTCAAGACAGGCGAGTGCGCAGCCGACGAAAGCGAGATGATCAACTCGAACCAGCTCCGGCTCGAGAGCTTCTGGGGCCTGTTCCTCATCTGCGGCGTGGCGTGCGTCATCTCGCTGCTCATCTACTTCGGCATCATGCTGCGCAAGTACGTGAGGCACGAGCCGAAGAAGAGCCTCCGGAGGTTCATCTCGTTCGTCGACGACAAGGAGCCGCCGAAGGACCGGAAGAAGCGGTCCATGAGCCTGCCTGCGAGCGCGGCGGCCACGGCGCCGATGGCCGCCCTCGACGTAGAGAGGCCGGCCAGGAACGGCGGCAGCGTCATTGATATAGAAGGCTAG